The following coding sequences lie in one Thalassoglobus polymorphus genomic window:
- a CDS encoding Gfo/Idh/MocA family protein — protein sequence MASESKSSQYNRRVFLENSARNAAGLAAGAMGLGVTSSPNERLQIGVIGLGSQGEELTEALSRTNMVEIVAICDVDARSLAYAQHEIANRQTSKPVAVGQHEQLLEKSDIDAVVIATPDHWHARMTADALLTGKDVFLETPVAHSIHDGERLCRLAEQTDRIVQVGLPQRHGTHFQSAIQLVQSGFLGKIHLAKAWAVHRRKSIGRCATSQPPMGVDYNRWLGPAEGRPFQENRFHQSWPWFWDFGSGELGLWGVHHLDVIRWALKLDLPNRVVATGGKRSFKDDRETPDTLSVHYDYPDVEVVWEHRQWSNRGIEGRSSGVAFYGDAGMLVVDRSGWKVYDHRQDGHADASDIKNSQMSSFVKSVSSRTAPVVGLRDGQNSSSLCHLGNIAYRLGREVSFDHDRKNFGADAEANDFLESQSRDPWRLTEEKCRTRS from the coding sequence ATGGCATCCGAATCGAAATCATCGCAGTACAACCGTCGAGTTTTCCTGGAAAACAGCGCCCGAAACGCTGCCGGACTCGCGGCGGGAGCCATGGGCCTGGGAGTCACCAGTTCGCCCAATGAGCGCCTGCAAATTGGCGTGATCGGACTTGGTTCGCAAGGAGAAGAACTGACCGAAGCACTCTCCCGAACAAACATGGTGGAGATCGTAGCGATTTGTGATGTTGATGCTCGCTCTTTGGCGTACGCTCAGCACGAAATTGCGAATCGACAGACTTCAAAGCCAGTTGCAGTCGGGCAGCATGAACAACTTCTTGAGAAGAGTGATATCGACGCGGTTGTGATCGCAACTCCCGATCACTGGCATGCAAGAATGACAGCCGATGCTTTACTGACCGGTAAAGATGTTTTTCTGGAAACACCGGTTGCTCACTCGATTCACGATGGCGAACGTTTATGCCGCCTGGCGGAACAGACGGACCGCATCGTGCAGGTCGGTTTACCGCAGCGACATGGGACTCATTTTCAATCTGCGATTCAGTTAGTACAGAGTGGATTTCTGGGTAAAATCCATCTTGCGAAAGCATGGGCAGTCCATCGACGTAAATCAATCGGACGCTGTGCGACTTCTCAACCTCCAATGGGAGTTGATTACAACCGCTGGTTGGGGCCAGCTGAAGGCCGTCCCTTTCAAGAGAATCGATTCCATCAAAGCTGGCCCTGGTTTTGGGACTTTGGGTCTGGAGAACTGGGGTTATGGGGCGTGCATCATCTTGACGTGATCCGCTGGGCTCTCAAACTCGATCTTCCAAATCGAGTCGTCGCCACAGGAGGAAAACGCAGCTTTAAAGATGACCGAGAGACTCCCGACACACTTTCTGTGCATTACGACTACCCGGATGTTGAAGTTGTGTGGGAACATCGACAGTGGTCGAATCGAGGAATTGAAGGCCGCTCTTCGGGCGTTGCGTTTTACGGTGACGCGGGAATGCTTGTTGTCGATCGAAGTGGCTGGAAAGTTTACGACCACCGACAAGATGGGCATGCCGATGCCAGTGATATCAAAAATTCGCAAATGAGCAGCTTCGTGAAGTCCGTCTCGTCTCGGACAGCTCCGGTGGTCGGTCTGAGAGATGGCCAGAACAGTTCCAGTTTGTGCCACTTAGGAAATATCGCATATCGTTTGGGACGGGAAGTCAGCTTTGATCACGACCGGAAAAACTTCGGAGCTGATGCCGAAGCAAATGACTTTCTGGAATCGCAAAGTCGCGATCCGTGGCGATTGACGGAGGAGAAATGCCGCACCAGAAGTTGA
- the ftsH gene encoding ATP-dependent zinc metalloprotease FtsH: MTDSPERNESTGGSENQEKTAARGRGSLPYYLLIMLFFILVMWGWQAISNANRTEVEYSFFLSQLEEGNVKSASLKGLQLLGQWKNVETAQNELNSIVKGLNEDLKEGEKEKKSPELTNLFVTNVPAQENENLLRRMEAKDVKYGSANEDMSILILQSMIYLLPFILLMAFLFFAMRRSSDPMGSGGMFGNFVKSQAKRFQPSDSQTTFDDVAGMEHAKTELQEVVEFLKEPSKFQRLGAEIPKGVLLMGPPGTGKTLVARAVAGEAGVPFFSINGSEFIQMFVGVGASRVRDMFRTAKENAPCILFIDEIDAVGRVRGAGVGGGHDEREQTLNQILSEMDGFESNAAVIVIAATNRPDVLDPALLRPGRFDRHVAVDRPSREGRLGILKVHVRKVKLAETVNLEEIANGTIGFSGAELKNIVNEAALHAARDGKNEVEMEDFDSARDKIMMGVPREDIMNEKERRMTAYHEAGHAILGWMLPEVDPVHKVTIVPRGRALGVTQFVPEEERFHMGETRLRQQLAMMLGGRTAEKLIFDEYSAGAEDDLKRSSQIARRMVSAWGMSEKIGPVAYRDSDEHPFLGKEMHEQRKYSEQTAFLIDQEMRTVMLEAQDLAMKTLAENRETLEKLVSALMENEVVSREHLVEILGPRKGVERGDETETNGEQQNDSSES; this comes from the coding sequence ATGACGGATTCTCCTGAACGGAACGAATCAACTGGCGGAAGTGAAAATCAGGAGAAAACTGCTGCGCGGGGTCGAGGCAGCCTTCCTTATTATCTGCTGATTATGCTGTTCTTCATTCTGGTCATGTGGGGCTGGCAAGCGATCAGCAATGCCAATCGAACAGAAGTTGAATACTCCTTCTTTCTCAGCCAGTTGGAAGAGGGGAATGTCAAATCCGCTTCACTCAAAGGGCTGCAACTTTTAGGTCAGTGGAAGAATGTTGAGACGGCTCAAAACGAGCTCAACAGCATCGTCAAAGGTCTGAATGAAGACTTAAAAGAGGGTGAGAAAGAGAAGAAATCGCCTGAGTTAACGAACCTGTTCGTGACGAACGTTCCTGCTCAAGAGAACGAAAATCTACTGCGCCGCATGGAGGCGAAGGACGTCAAATACGGTTCGGCAAACGAAGATATGTCGATCCTGATTTTGCAGTCGATGATCTACTTATTGCCATTCATTTTGTTGATGGCGTTTCTCTTCTTTGCAATGCGACGCTCTTCCGATCCGATGGGATCGGGTGGGATGTTCGGGAATTTCGTCAAAAGCCAAGCCAAGAGATTCCAACCAAGTGACAGCCAAACAACATTTGATGATGTCGCAGGCATGGAGCATGCCAAGACAGAGCTGCAAGAAGTTGTGGAGTTTTTAAAAGAGCCCTCAAAGTTTCAGCGACTCGGTGCTGAAATCCCGAAAGGGGTTCTTTTGATGGGTCCTCCGGGAACCGGGAAGACACTCGTTGCACGTGCTGTCGCCGGTGAAGCAGGCGTTCCGTTTTTCAGCATCAACGGCTCAGAGTTCATCCAGATGTTTGTCGGCGTGGGGGCAAGTCGTGTCCGGGATATGTTCCGGACAGCGAAAGAAAACGCTCCCTGTATTTTGTTTATTGACGAAATTGATGCAGTCGGTCGTGTGCGTGGGGCTGGAGTTGGTGGAGGTCACGATGAACGTGAGCAAACTCTCAACCAAATCTTGAGTGAAATGGATGGATTCGAATCGAATGCCGCAGTGATTGTGATCGCTGCAACAAACCGTCCCGATGTTCTCGACCCTGCCCTGCTTCGTCCGGGACGATTTGACCGGCATGTCGCAGTTGATCGACCGAGCCGTGAAGGTCGACTTGGCATCCTGAAAGTGCATGTCCGCAAAGTTAAGTTGGCGGAGACAGTCAACCTCGAAGAAATTGCGAATGGAACGATCGGATTCTCAGGAGCAGAGCTTAAAAACATCGTGAACGAAGCAGCTTTACATGCTGCCCGAGACGGGAAAAATGAAGTCGAGATGGAAGACTTCGACTCAGCCCGCGACAAGATCATGATGGGTGTCCCACGTGAAGATATCATGAACGAAAAAGAACGTCGCATGACCGCATACCATGAAGCGGGACACGCGATTCTGGGTTGGATGCTCCCCGAAGTTGACCCTGTTCACAAAGTCACAATCGTTCCTCGTGGACGTGCTTTGGGAGTGACTCAGTTTGTCCCCGAAGAAGAACGTTTCCACATGGGCGAAACGCGATTGCGACAACAGTTGGCAATGATGCTCGGTGGTCGCACCGCCGAGAAGCTAATCTTCGACGAATACTCTGCCGGAGCTGAAGACGACCTGAAACGCTCATCACAGATCGCTCGCCGCATGGTCAGTGCCTGGGGAATGAGCGAGAAAATTGGCCCCGTCGCCTACCGTGACAGTGACGAGCATCCGTTCCTCGGCAAGGAGATGCACGAGCAACGCAAGTACAGCGAACAGACCGCTTTTCTTATCGATCAAGAAATGCGAACTGTGATGCTCGAAGCTCAGGATCTGGCGATGAAGACGCTGGCTGAGAATCGTGAAACCCTCGAAAAACTTGTTTCGGCACTCATGGAAAACGAAGTTGTTTCTCGCGAACATCTGGTCGAAATCCTGGGACCACGAAAAGGCGTCGAGAGGGGGGACGAGACCGAAACGAATGGGGAACAGCAAAACGACTCTTCAGAAAGTTGA
- a CDS encoding phage major capsid protein, with protein MYGTPVKTLIESHGAAGFYHKVVELLNEKKLTPDDFSYRELADACGVLSQLRSLQESSRSLDLALESPGALTHLLQESNPGVSSHLFQVVTGELIGRKVIEGYADDSGFIGDNLVTVIPSNLRNTRIAGFRALAGPTEVAEGHNYEESTFEEKFVTSQESKQGRILSINEELIAFDQTGEINRRAMALGYYLRQERERTIVRAVTDADAAVGKFVYRPSGTGQALYAGDGSNRNFVGVTNTTSSDFSDAVPLVDWTDVEEILSYRATEVKDDRIDGDQRPIIVPAKQLLVPEALRGTARSIVNSTEVNVTTADGETRHANPVHNMLEVLSSPFIDEQGGSAKQDWYLGDFKRQFIWTEIWPVQTFLQRSESSSAFERDVVLRVKARYYGGMSAVDTAFVTKVDGAN; from the coding sequence ATGTACGGAACTCCTGTTAAAACTCTGATTGAATCCCACGGAGCCGCTGGCTTCTATCACAAAGTCGTTGAGTTACTCAATGAAAAGAAACTGACCCCTGATGACTTCTCTTACCGCGAACTGGCTGACGCTTGTGGGGTTCTGTCACAACTTCGCTCTCTTCAGGAATCAAGTCGGTCGCTCGATCTTGCTCTTGAATCACCTGGAGCACTCACGCACTTATTGCAGGAATCGAATCCCGGAGTCAGCAGCCATCTCTTCCAGGTCGTCACCGGAGAATTGATTGGTCGCAAAGTGATCGAAGGATACGCGGATGATTCCGGATTCATTGGCGATAATTTGGTGACTGTGATTCCAAGCAACTTGCGAAACACTCGCATCGCCGGTTTCCGGGCACTTGCAGGCCCAACTGAAGTCGCAGAAGGACACAACTACGAAGAGTCCACTTTCGAAGAAAAGTTTGTGACCTCGCAGGAATCCAAACAAGGCCGGATTCTCAGTATTAACGAAGAGTTGATTGCTTTTGATCAAACTGGGGAGATCAACCGCCGCGCGATGGCGCTCGGTTATTACCTCCGTCAAGAACGTGAACGGACTATTGTCCGTGCGGTCACCGATGCCGACGCCGCTGTCGGGAAATTCGTCTATCGTCCATCGGGGACGGGCCAGGCGTTGTACGCCGGAGACGGTTCGAACAGAAACTTTGTGGGAGTCACAAATACGACTTCCTCTGATTTCTCTGACGCTGTTCCATTGGTCGACTGGACTGACGTCGAAGAGATTCTCAGCTATCGAGCCACCGAGGTCAAAGATGACCGCATTGACGGCGATCAGCGTCCGATTATTGTCCCGGCGAAACAGTTACTCGTTCCTGAAGCACTTCGCGGAACTGCTCGCAGCATTGTGAATTCGACTGAGGTCAACGTCACCACCGCCGATGGTGAAACGCGGCATGCAAACCCGGTGCACAACATGCTGGAAGTACTCAGCTCACCATTCATCGACGAGCAGGGAGGCAGTGCGAAGCAAGATTGGTATCTCGGCGACTTTAAACGCCAGTTCATCTGGACAGAGATCTGGCCTGTTCAGACATTCCTGCAACGATCTGAAAGTTCGTCAGCCTTCGAGCGCGATGTCGTGTTGCGTGTCAAAGCACGTTACTACGGCGGGATGAGTGCCGTGGATACAGCCTTTGTCACGAAGGTCGACGGAGCAAACTAA
- a CDS encoding sigma-54-dependent transcriptional regulator, with the protein MSTQGSLLVVDDDNHICEAMADYLRSLGHRTETATTCRSALDRIKEYNFHVVVCDVNLPDQDGFQLLEWVVANKPETSVILLTGYGTIESAVEAIRLGAFDYLTKPVIDDELNFSIQRALGQRKIVEENKKLKQQLNEKHGISNIIGRDYKMAKMFDLIESVSDTRTTVLILGENGTGKTMTARAVHQLSSRRDKPFVEVACGALPDALLESELFGHVEGAFTGASRDKEGKFLQADGGTLFLDEIGTASPSLQVKLLRVLQDREFEPVGGTKTHKVDVRLILATNESLEERVASGDFRQDLYYRINVISVTQPPLRERLGDIPLLLEHYIAEFNSQTGKSIRGFDDQALQALQRYNWPGNVRELVNVVERAIVLSKNDIITPMDLPEQLRRDPVEQPGAMNRLAGNANLKTALANPERQIILDALEQNGWNRQDTARLLGINRTTLYKKMKKYDITYENHAQIF; encoded by the coding sequence ATGAGCACTCAAGGCTCCCTTCTTGTTGTTGATGATGACAATCACATTTGTGAGGCGATGGCGGACTACTTACGTAGCCTCGGTCATCGAACGGAAACGGCAACGACCTGCCGGTCTGCGTTGGATCGCATTAAGGAATACAACTTTCATGTTGTTGTTTGTGATGTGAATCTTCCTGACCAGGATGGGTTTCAGCTTCTCGAATGGGTTGTCGCCAACAAACCTGAAACGTCCGTAATCCTGCTCACAGGTTACGGGACAATCGAAAGCGCAGTCGAAGCAATTCGGCTCGGTGCGTTCGACTATCTCACAAAACCGGTGATTGACGATGAACTGAATTTTTCGATTCAACGTGCACTCGGACAACGGAAAATTGTGGAAGAGAACAAGAAACTGAAGCAGCAACTGAATGAGAAACACGGAATCTCGAACATCATCGGTCGCGATTATAAGATGGCGAAGATGTTCGATTTAATCGAAAGCGTTTCCGATACTCGCACGACCGTTTTGATTCTCGGAGAGAACGGCACTGGAAAAACAATGACCGCCCGAGCGGTGCATCAACTGAGTTCACGAAGAGACAAACCGTTTGTAGAAGTTGCCTGCGGTGCACTTCCAGATGCACTGCTGGAAAGTGAATTATTCGGGCATGTCGAAGGCGCCTTCACCGGAGCCTCTCGCGACAAAGAAGGAAAGTTCCTTCAAGCAGATGGTGGAACACTCTTCCTTGATGAAATCGGAACAGCTTCCCCGAGCTTACAAGTGAAATTGCTCCGAGTCTTGCAAGATCGAGAATTTGAGCCTGTCGGCGGAACAAAAACTCACAAGGTCGATGTCCGGCTCATTCTGGCGACAAATGAAAGTCTCGAAGAACGAGTCGCATCCGGTGATTTCCGTCAGGATTTGTACTACCGAATCAACGTCATCTCCGTCACACAACCGCCGCTCCGGGAGCGTTTGGGCGATATCCCACTCCTTCTTGAGCACTACATTGCAGAATTCAATTCTCAAACCGGAAAGTCGATTCGCGGATTTGACGACCAGGCGCTTCAAGCACTGCAACGCTACAACTGGCCCGGAAACGTTCGCGAGCTGGTCAACGTTGTAGAACGTGCCATTGTCTTGTCCAAAAACGATATCATCACCCCCATGGACTTGCCCGAGCAACTTCGACGAGACCCCGTTGAACAACCTGGCGCGATGAATCGCCTTGCCGGAAACGCGAACTTGAAAACCGCCCTGGCCAATCCTGAACGACAAATCATCCTCGATGCTCTGGAACAGAATGGATGGAACCGTCAGGACACCGCTCGCTTACTGGGCATCAACCGGACGACGCTCTACAAGAAGATGAAGAAGTACGACATCACATACGAAAACCACGCACAAATCTTCTAG